The following coding sequences are from one Plasmodium coatneyi strain Hackeri chromosome 11, complete sequence window:
- a CDS encoding Putative poly(A) polymerase pap (Poly(A) polymerase pap has protein sequence MHTVYESENLLECSNFILRSKESIEDFLQLTDIKEENEDTYLNYNIECALSKSLEEEGGGRGGRGGMGRKDTSFRGRREIINNESGMEGELNKKYKYGVSDPISLNYPTEEDLKKGNDVVELLKSYNLYETEHALKKRERVLGMINKLFHEFVVEISISQGINEEDAKHIHGNLYTFGSYRLGVITPNSDIDCIFLAPQNITREIFFNEFYLKLQQDKNVRKLQALPETYTPIIQFMYDDVDIDLLLATLPYRTLKDCYYSLDNDFILKNLDEVTVRSLNGIRVADLILASVPNKDHFRNTLRYIKLWAKSRGIYSNILGFLGGISWALLTAKICQLYPNYNVSQLICKFFRVYSIWNWKYPVLIQNINKYNHVDGLRNFSVWDPEKNIKDKLHVMPIITPAFPCMNSTHNVTYCTRSILIDEFKRAHYIINYMEMNPGANVTFVMNQANGVVTPVSAPSSSTTTNTSSSIWTNILQPLDLFATYKHFLHIQIMATNELIYNSWKGWIESKIRLLFKKLETINELRIRPHPKFYVYQKDKFYYCSSFFIALVFFLKNVYDNTFNLSYAIRDFIDIVLNWPQKSKYPNSYKINISYQKKSQVLEFLASVTSGGDGQQGKELGGDEKPADENGSPEGDEAIISA, from the coding sequence ATGCATACCGTCTACGAAAGCGAAAACCTGCTGGAGTGCAGCAACTTCATCCTGCGGAGCAAAGAATCGATTGAGGATTTTTTGCAGCTAACTgacataaaagaagaaaatgaagacacCTACCTGAATTACAACATAGAATGTGCTTTGAGTAAAAgtctggaggaggaaggaggaggaagaggaggaagaggaggaatgGGTAGGAAAGACACCTCCTTCCGAGGTAGGagagaaataataaataacgAATCGGGCATGGAAGGAGAATTAAACAAAAAGTACAAGTACGGAGTGTCAGATCCAATTTCGCTTAATTACCCCACggaggaagatttaaaaaaaggaaatgacgTGGTAGAGTTGTTAAAAAGCTACAATCTGTACGAAACGGAACATGCATTAAAGAAGAGGGAAAGGGTACTAGGAATGATTAACAAATTATTCCACGAATTTGTTGTGGAAATATCAATAAGTCAAGGgataaatgaagaagacgCAAAACATATACACGGGaatttgtacacatttggTTCCTACCGATTAGGAGTTATAACCCCTAATAGTGACATcgattgtatttttttagcaCCTCAAAATATAACgagggaaatattttttaatgaattTTACTTAAAATTACAACAGGATAAAAATGTGCGCAAGTTGCAGGCTCTTCCGGAGACTTACACTCCCATAATTCAATTCATGTATGATGATGTGGACATCGACTTGCTGTTAGCAACCTTGCCATACAGAACATTAAAAGATTGTTATTACTCACTAGACAatgattttattttaaaaaatctaGACGAAGTGACGGTAAGGTCGCTCAACGGTATAAGAGTAGCTGACTTGATATTAGCCTCCGTGCCAAACAAGGACCATTTTAGAAACACCCTACGGTACATCAAACTATGGGCAAAAAGCAGAGGAATTTACAGCAACATTTTAGGCTTCCTTGGAGGAATTTCATGGGCATTACTGACAGCCAAAATTTGCCAGCTTTATCCTAATTATAATGTTAGCCAATTgatatgtaaattttttaggGTCTATTCTATATGGAATTGGAAGTACCCTGTCCTTATACAAAACATAAACAAGTACAATCATGTAGATGGGTTGAGAAACTTCTCTGTATGGGATCCcgaaaaaaacatcaaagATAAGTTACACGTCATGCCGATCATTACTCCTGCCTTCCCTTGTATGAACTCAACCCACAATGTGACTTACTGTACGAGGAGCATCCTCATAGATGAGTTTAAAAGGGCTCACTACATCATCAACTATATGGAAATGAATCCAGGTGCAAATGTCACCTTTGTTATGAATCAAGCCAACGGGGTCGTCACTCCGGTCAGCGCTCCTAGCAGTAGTACCACTACTAACACAAGCAGCAGCATATGGACCAACATACTGCAGCCACTTGATTTATTCGCAACGTACAAACACTTCCTGCACATCCAGATAATGGCCACCAACGAACTTATATACAATTCCTGGAAGGGATGGATTGAAAGCAAAATCAGACTGCTAttcaaaaaattggaaacCATTAACGAACTCAGAATAAGACCCCATCCCAAGTTCTACGTTTACCAGAAGGACAAGTTTTACTActgctcctccttcttcatagcacttgtgttttttttaaaaaatgtctACGACAATACATTCAATTTGTCCTACGCCATCCGCGATTTTATCGACATAGTTCTTAATTGGCCCCAAAAAAGCAAGTACCCCAATTCGTacaaaattaatataagttaCCAGAAGAAGTCGCAAGTTTTGGAGTTCCTGGCCAGCGTCACGTCGGGCGGAGACGGCCAGCAGGGGAAGGAACTCGGTGGGGACGAGAAGCCGGCAGATGAGAATGGGTCACCCGAAGGGGACGAAGCGATCATCAGTGCGTAG